One genomic window of Leptotrichia shahii includes the following:
- a CDS encoding YiiG family protein: MKKIGIIVLVMLGIVFLSMISGKVEKKSLNGVSKEQAILNRNKDKYSKHIRFYNRILNIDKGLLYYFEDAGTDKKFRTIQNEDITADIAIDKNFIDKLKELETNKEKKDELDKKAIAMIPILEKMMPITDEMRTYYKNKEYLKDNYEKAQVLHTQLLATLDKYNQVTKSYKNMFEKKSDEIKKLMIKDYDKRKQFITYNQFMFITEGEKIIKEIHRQELDASDFIEKGNAKQFKKIEEKMDKALIKFEKSLKNTKQLEKEGYMPGDHSEFVQKANKFNQSVNVFIQRIEKKEKASHSSVSDSFFAQTENGIPENILANFNEVIKEHNKLLAKKTKK, translated from the coding sequence ATGAAAAAAATAGGGATAATAGTACTAGTTATGTTAGGGATAGTATTTTTATCAATGATATCGGGGAAAGTAGAAAAAAAATCATTAAACGGTGTTTCTAAAGAGCAAGCTATATTAAACAGAAATAAGGATAAATACAGTAAGCACATACGTTTTTATAATAGAATACTTAATATTGACAAAGGTCTTTTGTACTATTTTGAAGATGCTGGGACAGATAAAAAATTTAGAACTATTCAAAATGAGGATATTACAGCTGATATTGCGATTGACAAAAACTTCATTGATAAACTAAAGGAATTGGAAACTAATAAGGAAAAAAAAGATGAACTGGATAAAAAGGCAATTGCGATGATTCCAATACTTGAAAAAATGATGCCAATTACAGATGAAATGAGAACATATTATAAAAATAAAGAATATCTGAAAGATAATTATGAAAAGGCACAGGTTTTGCACACACAATTACTTGCAACATTGGATAAATATAATCAAGTTACTAAAAGTTATAAAAATATGTTTGAAAAAAAATCTGATGAAATAAAAAAATTAATGATAAAAGATTATGATAAACGAAAACAGTTTATTACATATAATCAATTTATGTTTATTACTGAAGGTGAAAAAATTATAAAGGAAATACATAGGCAGGAATTAGATGCAAGTGACTTTATTGAAAAGGGAAATGCTAAACAATTTAAGAAAATTGAAGAAAAAATGGACAAGGCTCTTATAAAATTTGAAAAATCCTTGAAAAATACAAAACAGCTTGAAAAAGAAGGATATATGCCTGGAGATCACAGCGAATTTGTTCAAAAGGCCAACAAATTTAATCAATCTGTAAACGTATTTATTCAAAGAATAGAGAAAAAGGAAAAAGCCTCGCATTCTTCAGTAAGTGACAGTTTCTTTGCACAAACAGAAAATGGAATACCAGAAAATATACTTGCAAATTTTAATGAAGTAATAAAGGAACATAATAAATTATTGGCTAAAAAAACTAAAAAATAA
- a CDS encoding lysozyme inhibitor LprI family protein, with translation MKIKKLIIKLGIILLLFGSISCKNKNTELEKKIANLEKQNAELTTKQQEQQNLAIIKTSEIKKEEKNEVPSKSKKISNYEEKLENRVANYEARRDKVSDENGWSVEETQANKALNEKLDDELTKVYNLIMERLPEGKKIKLRNEQRQWLKVRKRKVENSNNDEDGNPMMGGRAAANIEIMTYQEITKDRLFEFARMYDNMD, from the coding sequence ATGAAAATAAAAAAATTAATTATCAAATTGGGAATTATTCTACTGTTATTTGGAAGCATTTCTTGTAAAAACAAAAATACTGAACTGGAAAAGAAAATAGCAAATTTAGAAAAACAGAATGCTGAATTAACTACAAAGCAGCAGGAACAGCAAAATTTAGCAATTATCAAGACAAGCGAAATAAAAAAAGAAGAAAAGAATGAAGTGCCTTCAAAATCTAAAAAAATTTCAAATTATGAAGAAAAATTGGAAAACAGGGTGGCAAATTACGAAGCAAGAAGAGATAAAGTGAGCGATGAAAATGGATGGAGCGTTGAAGAAACTCAAGCGAATAAAGCTCTTAACGAAAAATTAGATGATGAACTTACTAAAGTTTACAATTTAATTATGGAAAGATTGCCAGAAGGAAAAAAAATAAAACTTAGAAATGAACAAAGGCAATGGCTAAAAGTAAGAAAAAGAAAAGTAGAAAATTCAAACAATGATGAAGATGGAAATCCTATGATGGGTGGAAGAGCGGCTGCAAATATTGAAATAATGACTTATCAAGAAATTACAAAAGATAGATTATTTGAATTTGCAAGAATGTATGACAATATGGATTAA
- a CDS encoding efflux RND transporter periplasmic adaptor subunit, with protein MKKNYILKDKKDKKNIAKIFSIFSILLFCLISCGKKDEGAEYEVTRVGMGDISLSVSKTGQVVSDNVVSVYTSSSQRVKDVFFKTGDNVKKGDVVVTFYPADKNETLRKIQMKNLEIQKYERNLASAQSSLRRKKETKNLEIQQKSRDLHNAEELYKVGGETRVNVDDARKALRTSRLESDTVDSEERTNIEDARTALKTAKLELATLQEDMTLIKNEITSPVDGVITEMTADENYKVNTESTLFKVSDSKNMKVEVSLSDTQVKDIEVGQRVEITSDALPKGEKVEGYVSQIAGVAKKSENLDESNTTVTIKMNDTKNLRPGTTINATIFYEERKNVVKIPYSAVINENEKYFVFTVGKDKKITKREVKVGVSDESNYEIISGLNMGESIISVVDETLKDGQKIKIADPKKPKKDNKKIIKSQDVESVPAGEAAPGGPGPM; from the coding sequence ATGAAGAAAAATTATATTTTAAAAGATAAAAAGGATAAAAAAAATATTGCAAAAATATTTTCAATTTTTAGTATTTTATTATTTTGTTTAATTAGCTGTGGAAAAAAAGATGAAGGGGCAGAATATGAAGTGACAAGAGTTGGGATGGGAGATATTTCACTCTCAGTTTCAAAGACAGGACAAGTTGTGTCGGATAATGTAGTGTCGGTTTATACGAGTTCTAGCCAAAGGGTAAAAGATGTATTTTTTAAAACGGGTGATAATGTAAAAAAGGGAGATGTAGTTGTTACATTTTATCCAGCAGATAAAAATGAAACTTTAAGAAAAATACAGATGAAAAATTTGGAAATTCAAAAATATGAGCGAAATTTGGCTAGTGCTCAAAGTTCACTTAGAAGAAAAAAAGAAACTAAAAATTTAGAAATTCAGCAAAAGTCACGAGATTTGCATAATGCTGAAGAGCTTTATAAAGTTGGAGGGGAAACGAGGGTTAATGTGGATGATGCGAGAAAAGCATTAAGAACTTCTAGGCTAGAATCTGATACCGTTGACAGTGAAGAAAGAACTAATATAGAAGATGCAAGAACTGCACTAAAGACTGCAAAATTGGAATTGGCGACATTGCAGGAAGATATGACGCTTATAAAAAATGAGATAACAAGTCCAGTAGACGGAGTTATCACAGAAATGACAGCTGATGAAAACTATAAAGTAAATACGGAATCGACTTTGTTCAAGGTATCGGATTCTAAAAATATGAAAGTAGAAGTAAGCCTTTCAGATACGCAAGTAAAAGACATAGAGGTAGGACAAAGAGTGGAAATTACATCAGATGCACTACCTAAGGGGGAAAAAGTAGAAGGATATGTATCGCAAATTGCTGGAGTGGCGAAAAAAAGTGAAAATTTGGATGAAAGTAACACAACCGTCACTATAAAAATGAATGATACAAAAAATTTAAGACCTGGAACTACGATAAACGCCACAATTTTTTATGAAGAAAGAAAAAATGTTGTAAAAATTCCATATAGTGCAGTAATAAACGAGAATGAAAAATATTTTGTATTTACGGTTGGAAAAGATAAAAAAATTACAAAAAGAGAAGTAAAAGTAGGAGTCAGTGATGAAAGCAACTATGAAATAATTTCAGGTTTAAATATGGGAGAAAGCATAATTTCTGTTGTCGATGAAACCTTAAAAGATGGTCAGAAAATAAAAATTGCCGATCCGAAAAAACCTAAAAAAGACAATAAAAAAATAATAAAATCACAAGATGTAGAGAGTGTGCCAGCAGGTGAGGCAGCACCAGGAGGTCCTGGGCCTATGTAA
- a CDS encoding TolC family protein, which produces MIKSFESKKIMALPMMMIFGILSYGTNVDDLILQYEKNSYTTKINEKSMKKFDIKDKALKNGDWNEITVNSDNNYTLHSEANGLTMENNVKYGIFYYRNGYNFRSKEVTQNKIGISKTLNDYFGYSDNNYNKKTNQISRNIQKITNEATKNSEIRDLIDLYKNYKNKEKEIEQEALTMEDTKKDYAIQAKKYEVGTASKYDYELAKNEYENSQLKYENLGRELQILGEQFTIYNVKLPEKGKLDDLKKIELKKDDFYGLRLSEAETIELNTQLNAEQLKKEMIDYKYPKLTGDIGYSLKDHSVVAGLSVSKSFKRYNDTVEDLKNEADKLKLQYEQKKNELMSNVGQQMITYTTYQTNELTAENTMNIKKREYEIYSKKYELGVDTYSNYVEKRNNYKKAVMDYETAKNELAAFTKKIKYYK; this is translated from the coding sequence ATGATTAAAAGTTTTGAAAGTAAAAAAATAATGGCTTTACCAATGATGATGATATTTGGAATACTTAGTTATGGAACTAATGTGGATGACTTGATTTTGCAGTATGAAAAAAATTCTTATACAACTAAGATTAATGAGAAAAGTATGAAAAAGTTTGATATAAAGGATAAAGCTCTAAAAAATGGAGATTGGAATGAGATTACTGTAAATTCGGACAATAATTATACATTGCATAGCGAAGCGAATGGACTTACTATGGAAAATAATGTGAAATATGGGATTTTTTATTATCGAAATGGATATAATTTTAGAAGTAAAGAAGTTACACAAAATAAAATTGGAATTTCAAAAACTTTGAATGATTATTTTGGATATAGCGATAATAATTATAATAAAAAAACAAATCAAATTTCACGAAATATACAGAAAATTACTAATGAAGCTACTAAAAATTCAGAAATTAGGGATTTAATTGATTTATATAAAAATTATAAAAATAAAGAAAAGGAAATTGAACAGGAAGCACTTACAATGGAAGATACAAAAAAGGATTATGCAATTCAGGCAAAAAAATATGAGGTTGGAACAGCATCAAAATATGATTATGAATTGGCAAAAAATGAATATGAAAATTCTCAATTAAAATATGAAAATCTTGGAAGGGAATTACAGATTTTAGGAGAACAGTTTACGATTTACAATGTAAAATTGCCTGAAAAAGGGAAACTTGATGATTTGAAAAAGATTGAGCTGAAAAAGGATGATTTTTATGGACTTAGATTGTCGGAAGCTGAAACAATTGAATTGAATACGCAGCTAAATGCAGAACAGTTAAAGAAAGAAATGATTGATTACAAGTATCCCAAATTGACAGGAGATATTGGTTATTCACTAAAAGATCATTCGGTTGTTGCAGGGCTTTCTGTTTCAAAATCTTTTAAGAGATATAATGACACAGTGGAGGATTTGAAAAATGAAGCGGATAAGTTAAAATTACAATACGAGCAGAAAAAGAATGAACTGATGTCAAATGTTGGACAGCAGATGATAACCTATACTACTTATCAGACAAATGAATTAACAGCTGAAAATACGATGAATATAAAAAAAAGAGAATATGAAATTTATTCAAAAAAATATGAACTAGGAGTCGATACATATTCAAATTATGTTGAAAAACGGAATAATTATAAAAAGGCTGTAATGGATTACGAAACTGCTAAAAATGAATTGGCGGCATTTACTAAAAAAATAAAATATTATAAGTAA
- the nspC gene encoding carboxynorspermidine decarboxylase: protein MPKNKYIDMDITNLPTPAFIVDERLLRKNLEILKSVIDRTGCKILLAQKGFSMFYFYPLIGKYLNGTTASSLFEARLGYEEMELKNTERKLETHIFNPSYREDEFDEIMEITNHIVFNSFNQWNKFKDKVREFEEKNGKKISCGLRLNPEFSEVETEIYNPAGRFSRFGVTLENFREDELEGLDGFHFHALCEQNSDALENVLKIFEKKFGKYLYDMKWLNFGGGHHITRADYDIEKLIKWINYIKEKYDVEVYLEPGEAVALNTGFLVSEVLDITKNEMDILLMDTSASCHMPDVIEMPYRPFIFGSGMPDEKKYTYKLGGPTCLAGDIIGDYSFDEAVKVGDKLILLIWHIIVW from the coding sequence ATGCCAAAAAATAAATATATTGATATGGATATAACAAATTTGCCAACGCCAGCATTTATAGTGGATGAGAGATTACTTAGAAAAAATCTTGAAATTCTAAAAAGTGTAATTGACAGGACAGGATGTAAAATATTACTTGCACAAAAGGGATTTTCGATGTTTTACTTTTATCCACTAATTGGGAAATATTTGAATGGAACTACGGCAAGTTCGCTGTTTGAAGCAAGGCTTGGGTATGAGGAAATGGAATTAAAAAATACAGAAAGAAAACTGGAAACCCATATTTTTAATCCGTCTTACAGGGAAGATGAATTTGATGAAATAATGGAAATTACAAATCATATTGTATTTAATTCATTTAATCAATGGAATAAATTTAAAGATAAAGTAAGAGAATTTGAAGAAAAAAATGGTAAAAAAATTAGTTGTGGACTCAGGTTGAATCCAGAATTTTCTGAAGTTGAAACAGAAATTTATAATCCAGCGGGAAGATTTTCTAGATTTGGAGTGACACTTGAAAATTTTAGGGAAGATGAGCTTGAAGGATTAGATGGATTTCATTTTCATGCACTTTGTGAGCAAAATTCGGATGCCTTGGAAAATGTTCTAAAGATTTTTGAAAAAAAATTCGGGAAATATTTGTATGATATGAAATGGTTGAATTTTGGAGGAGGACATCATATTACGAGGGCGGATTACGATATTGAAAAACTTATAAAATGGATAAATTATATTAAAGAAAAGTATGATGTTGAGGTTTATTTGGAGCCTGGTGAAGCTGTTGCACTAAATACAGGATTTTTAGTTTCAGAAGTTTTGGATATTACAAAAAATGAAATGGATATTTTATTGATGGATACTTCGGCTTCTTGTCACATGCCAGATGTAATTGAAATGCCATATCGTCCATTTATTTTTGGTTCAGGAATGCCAGATGAAAAAAAATATACCTATAAATTGGGAGGGCCTACTTGCCTAGCTGGAGATATAATTGGTGATTATTCCTTTGATGAGGCAGTAAAAGTGGGAGATAAGTTGATTTTACTGATATGGCACATTATAGTATGGTAA
- a CDS encoding SemiSWEET family transporter — MSEKNLKILGWLGTLLSVIMYVSYVPQIMGNLHGHKTFFLQPLAATINCAIWTSYGLLKEQKDYPLSAANLPGVIFGFLATVTAF; from the coding sequence ATGAGTGAAAAAAATTTAAAAATTTTAGGGTGGCTTGGAACATTACTTTCTGTAATAATGTATGTATCTTATGTTCCTCAAATTATGGGAAACTTGCACGGACATAAAACATTTTTTCTACAACCTTTAGCAGCTACTATTAACTGTGCGATATGGACAAGTTATGGACTTCTAAAAGAACAAAAAGATTATCCATTATCAGCAGCAAATTTACCAGGGGTAATTTTTGGTTTTTTAGCAACAGTAACAGCATTTTAA
- a CDS encoding YhcH/YjgK/YiaL family protein, with protein sequence MIFTNINDKLQNSSLTKDIQFCIDYAVKNRNKILLLENGSYDVDYNGIKMNVGKYFTKREEEKFWESHKKYLDVQIMIDGSERVAINDIRNMREKSFDSERDLVILDGDKMFDVIIENGDVLVFFPNDVHKPELDILDFGNEKEYENEKKIVTKVVFKIEL encoded by the coding sequence ATGATTTTTACAAATATAAATGATAAACTGCAAAATAGCAGTCTAACAAAGGATATTCAATTTTGTATTGATTATGCTGTAAAAAATAGAAATAAGATTTTATTGCTTGAAAATGGAAGCTATGATGTTGATTACAATGGAATTAAGATGAATGTAGGGAAATATTTTACGAAAAGGGAAGAAGAAAAATTTTGGGAAAGTCATAAAAAATATTTGGATGTACAAATTATGATTGATGGAAGTGAAAGAGTTGCGATTAATGATATTCGGAATATGAGGGAAAAAAGTTTTGATTCTGAAAGAGATTTGGTTATTTTAGATGGAGATAAGATGTTTGATGTAATTATTGAAAATGGAGATGTGCTTGTATTTTTTCCAAATGATGTTCATAAGCCTGAACTTGATATTTTGGATTTTGGAAATGAAAAAGAATATGAAAATGAAAAGAAAATTGTTACAAAAGTTGTTTTTAAAATTGAACTATAA
- a CDS encoding ABC transporter permease, whose protein sequence is MDFLESLKLSLSNLLSYKVRSFLTMLGIIIGIGAVIMMSSLGAGMKQNITGDLNKLGVGNFNISIDTSPGQTYKTEDLMTEKDIENIKKIEEVEAVSPTSSAFARIEIDGNTKMFMGTGVTEDYFKISNFTIVKGRKFLPSEYKKDGRFIIIDSSTAEQLYPDENPIGKKVTLNFKKNRYELVIVGVYKDPYSSLNFGGGGGAPSSGLIPNQFLVFINGGEQNKFEELQVKATSANSLNIAMAEVKDLMSRRGSSFDKYNVRSESSGLDQFNNILNMVTLFISGVAGISLFVGGIGVMNIMLVSVTERIREVGLRKALGARTKDILVQFLIEAVILTFFGGIIGVAIGYSLALLIGIFIKTSPILSPGVVLVCIFVSTIIGLVFGVYPAKKAAALEPMEALRTD, encoded by the coding sequence ATGGATTTTTTAGAATCACTAAAGTTGTCTTTATCCAATTTGCTTAGTTACAAAGTGAGATCATTTTTGACGATGTTAGGTATAATAATTGGGATAGGAGCAGTTATTATGATGTCGTCATTGGGAGCTGGAATGAAGCAAAATATAACAGGGGATTTAAATAAGCTAGGAGTGGGAAATTTTAATATTTCAATTGACACTTCTCCTGGACAGACTTATAAAACTGAGGATCTGATGACAGAAAAGGATATTGAAAACATAAAAAAAATAGAAGAAGTTGAAGCAGTTAGTCCAACTTCTAGTGCCTTTGCCAGAATTGAAATTGATGGAAATACAAAAATGTTTATGGGTACAGGAGTCACAGAAGATTACTTTAAAATATCAAATTTTACTATAGTGAAGGGAAGAAAATTTTTACCCAGTGAATATAAAAAAGACGGAAGATTTATAATAATCGACAGTTCCACAGCAGAACAGTTATATCCAGATGAAAACCCGATAGGAAAGAAAGTAACTCTAAATTTTAAAAAGAACAGATATGAGTTAGTTATTGTTGGAGTGTATAAAGATCCTTATTCTAGTTTAAATTTTGGAGGTGGAGGAGGTGCCCCGTCGAGCGGGCTTATACCAAATCAGTTTTTAGTATTTATTAATGGAGGGGAGCAGAATAAGTTTGAAGAGCTGCAAGTAAAGGCAACTTCTGCAAATTCGTTAAATATTGCAATGGCGGAAGTTAAAGATTTAATGTCAAGAAGAGGAAGCTCTTTTGACAAATATAACGTGAGATCAGAAAGTTCTGGACTAGATCAATTTAATAATATTTTGAATATGGTAACTTTATTTATCAGCGGAGTTGCTGGAATTTCATTATTTGTTGGTGGAATTGGAGTTATGAATATTATGCTTGTCAGTGTTACAGAAAGAATAAGGGAAGTTGGTCTAAGGAAAGCGTTGGGGGCTAGAACAAAGGACATTCTTGTGCAGTTTTTGATTGAAGCGGTAATTTTAACATTTTTTGGAGGTATAATTGGAGTTGCAATTGGATATTCTTTGGCACTTCTAATCGGTATATTTATTAAGACATCTCCAATATTAAGCCCAGGTGTAGTACTTGTATGTATATTTGTTTCTACAATTATTGGACTTGTATTTGGAGTTTATCCAGCTAAAAAGGCAGCGGCATTAGAACCAATGGAGGCGTTAAGGACTGATTAA
- a CDS encoding ABC transporter ATP-binding protein: MIDVKDIVKTYKNGNLELTVLKGLNLSVKKGEFVAFMGPSGSGKSTLMNILGCLDSLTSGTYILDGQDVSRIKGDALAKVRNEKIGFVFQTFNLLPKMNAVENVALPALYAGVKKSERIKRAIEALESVGLGDRIHHKPNEMSGGQRQRVAIARAIINNPNILLADEPTGNLDSKSTEEILEIFRKLNDKGTTIVMVTHEEDVAEHCKRIIRLKDGVIEKDEIVVNRRGV, encoded by the coding sequence ATGATAGACGTAAAAGATATTGTAAAGACGTATAAAAATGGAAATTTAGAATTGACCGTATTAAAAGGACTTAATCTATCGGTCAAAAAAGGAGAGTTCGTCGCATTTATGGGACCAAGTGGAAGTGGAAAATCCACACTTATGAACATTTTGGGCTGTCTTGACAGTCTGACTTCGGGAACATATATTTTGGATGGTCAAGATGTTTCTAGAATAAAAGGCGATGCACTAGCAAAAGTGAGAAATGAAAAAATTGGATTCGTGTTTCAGACTTTTAATTTGCTTCCTAAAATGAATGCTGTTGAAAATGTCGCACTTCCAGCACTTTATGCAGGAGTGAAAAAGTCAGAAAGAATAAAAAGAGCAATAGAAGCACTTGAAAGTGTAGGGCTTGGAGATAGGATTCATCATAAGCCAAATGAAATGTCTGGAGGACAAAGGCAAAGAGTTGCAATTGCGAGAGCCATTATTAATAATCCAAATATACTTTTAGCGGATGAACCAACTGGAAATTTAGATTCCAAATCAACTGAAGAAATTTTGGAAATCTTTAGAAAATTAAACGATAAAGGAACAACGATTGTTATGGTAACTCACGAGGAAGATGTCGCCGAACATTGTAAAAGAATTATTAGATTAAAAGACGGCGTAATTGAAAAAGATGAGATTGTTGTAAATCGGAGAGGAGTGTAA
- a CDS encoding tRNA dihydrouridine synthase, whose amino-acid sequence MKIYTAPMAGITDYSFRKILKKFEPDFLFTEMVNANLLNREDGTTVNELLKCDEKEKTGTQIFGGDRNELVSGIFKLKDFGFRKININMGCPQPKITKNGAGSALLENFELVEEVLLETKDIEADISLKIRVGYREFQNPEIFLKLANKYNLDFICVHGRTQEQMYSGTANWEIVERLSKMPRNIEFFGNGDLFDPFEIKQKISFCNLDGIILSRGIIGNPWLILQTREFLKFGKINTIQTFDETKSIVLEHLENIEENKGKIKAVLEINKFLRPYFKKFWEKNLNKNSEIVTVEDFYDENLKGKIDKIILEKEILEKIKMIKQL is encoded by the coding sequence ATGAAAATATATACTGCTCCGATGGCGGGCATTACTGATTATTCTTTTAGAAAGATACTTAAAAAATTTGAACCTGATTTTTTATTTACTGAAATGGTGAATGCTAATTTATTGAATCGAGAAGACGGAACTACTGTAAATGAGCTTTTGAAATGTGATGAGAAGGAAAAAACAGGAACTCAAATTTTTGGTGGGGATAGAAATGAGCTGGTTTCTGGAATTTTTAAATTAAAAGATTTTGGATTTAGGAAAATTAATATAAATATGGGGTGTCCACAGCCTAAGATTACGAAAAATGGGGCAGGATCAGCACTTTTGGAAAATTTTGAACTGGTTGAGGAGGTACTCTTGGAAACAAAGGATATTGAGGCTGATATTTCTTTAAAAATCCGTGTTGGATATAGGGAGTTTCAAAATCCTGAGATTTTTTTGAAATTAGCAAATAAATATAATCTTGATTTTATCTGTGTTCACGGACGGACTCAAGAACAGATGTATTCTGGAACTGCAAATTGGGAAATTGTAGAAAGATTAAGCAAGATGCCAAGAAATATAGAGTTTTTTGGAAACGGAGATTTATTTGATCCTTTTGAAATAAAACAGAAAATATCTTTTTGCAATCTCGATGGAATAATACTTTCACGTGGAATAATTGGAAATCCTTGGCTAATCTTACAAACAAGGGAATTTCTAAAATTTGGGAAAATAAATACAATTCAGACTTTTGATGAAACAAAATCAATTGTTTTGGAACATTTGGAAAATATTGAGGAAAATAAGGGTAAAATAAAGGCTGTACTAGAAATAAATAAGTTTTTGCGACCATATTTTAAGAAATTTTGGGAGAAAAATTTGAATAAAAATAGCGAAATTGTTACAGTTGAGGATTTTTATGATGAAAATTTGAAAGGTAAAATTGATAAAATTATTTTGGAAAAAGAGATTCTGGAAAAGATAAAAATGATAAAACAGCTGTAA
- a CDS encoding TlpA family protein disulfide reductase, with protein sequence MKKILLIVSMFMIFMIGYGKGKPLDVNMENGSKIPSFQLRDFNGKYTNSKKIFNNGKPTLLIFAAEWCPHCRSELPDIQKFYEENKENVNVVVVFTRRKTNLSSTKKYVEESKFTFPVYFDADDSLMTGFKVKTVPYNIKIENSKIQEILGGTMQYDAIKSAFYVE encoded by the coding sequence ATGAAAAAAATATTGCTTATTGTTTCTATGTTTATGATATTTATGATTGGTTATGGAAAAGGAAAACCTCTCGATGTAAATATGGAAAATGGATCTAAGATTCCTAGTTTTCAATTAAGGGATTTCAATGGAAAATATACAAATAGTAAAAAAATATTTAATAATGGAAAACCTACATTATTAATTTTTGCAGCCGAATGGTGTCCACATTGTCGTTCAGAATTACCTGACATTCAAAAATTTTATGAAGAAAATAAAGAAAATGTAAATGTAGTAGTTGTCTTTACAAGAAGAAAAACAAATTTATCATCAACTAAAAAATATGTAGAAGAAAGCAAATTTACTTTTCCAGTTTACTTTGATGCCGATGATTCATTAATGACAGGATTCAAAGTAAAAACTGTTCCGTATAACATAAAAATTGAAAATTCAAAAATTCAGGAAATTTTAGGTGGAACAATGCAATATGATGCTATAAAATCTGCATTTTATGTTGAATAG
- a CDS encoding S66 peptidase family protein, which yields MNFPEPLKQGDKVFLVCTSSPILEEDIEKCKEVVKKLGFEPVLGESLFENIGGYMAGMPEIRVKDLHRAFSDNEVKGIFCVKGGFSASQLLDKLDYELIRNNPKVFVGYSDVTNLNIVFNQKCNLGTFHGPMVKSNMFDDFNDFTKKSFLDVLDKKKGERWKFKNPMDEESGVEKEISLLYKKNFENKKISGEIIGGNLSIIVTTLGTDYEIDTKGKILFIEEIEEEISRIDRMMVPLGAKCSVEIMEDGTEIYFEK from the coding sequence ATGAATTTTCCAGAACCATTAAAACAAGGAGATAAAGTATTTTTAGTCTGTACTTCTTCGCCTATTTTGGAAGAAGATATTGAGAAATGTAAGGAAGTTGTGAAAAAACTGGGATTTGAACCTGTGCTGGGGGAGAGTCTTTTTGAGAATATTGGCGGATATATGGCGGGAATGCCTGAAATTAGAGTAAAGGATTTGCACAGGGCTTTTTCTGACAATGAAGTTAAGGGAATTTTTTGTGTGAAAGGTGGATTTAGTGCTTCACAGCTTTTGGATAAGTTGGATTATGAATTGATAAGGAATAATCCGAAGGTTTTTGTGGGATATAGTGATGTCACTAATTTGAACATTGTTTTTAATCAGAAGTGTAATTTGGGAACTTTTCATGGTCCAATGGTAAAATCGAATATGTTTGATGATTTTAATGATTTCACAAAAAAATCTTTTTTGGATGTATTGGATAAGAAAAAAGGTGAAAGATGGAAATTTAAAAATCCGATGGATGAGGAAAGTGGAGTGGAAAAGGAAATTTCACTTTTGTATAAAAAGAATTTTGAAAATAAAAAAATAAGTGGTGAAATAATTGGAGGGAATTTATCAATAATTGTTACAACTTTGGGAACTGATTATGAAATTGATACAAAAGGGAAAATACTTTTTATTGAAGAAATTGAGGAGGAAATAAGTAGAATCGACAGAATGATGGTTCCGCTTGGGGCAAAATGTAGTGTGGAAATTATGGAAGATGGGACTGAGATTTATTTTGAAAAATAA